The following proteins are encoded in a genomic region of Pangasianodon hypophthalmus isolate fPanHyp1 chromosome 26, fPanHyp1.pri, whole genome shotgun sequence:
- the LOC113537233 gene encoding FERM and PDZ domain-containing protein 4-like isoform X3, producing MDVFGFSKMAKLSGHKNKSTGWPPPSGSWAGLQGATSYEWDSTSARDNRDCFINQASQSGSLEEMHVEGVQVLPPAPRRVEMRRDPVLGFGFVAGSEKPVVVRSVTPGGPSEGKLIPGDEIIMINEEEVATVPRERVIDLVRSCKESILLTVVQPYPSPKSAFISAAKKAKLKSNPVKVRFAEEVIINGQLPDTVKDNSLLFMPNVLKVYLENGQTKSFRFDNNTSIKDVIMTLQEKLSIKCIEHFSLMLEQRTEDLGSRLLLLHEQEMLTMVTQRPGSHKMKCFFRISFVPKDPIDLLRRDAVAFEYLYVQSCNDVVRERFGPELKYDAALRLAALQMYILSLTTRPTQKFSMKYIQKQWGLAHFLPPSVLSSMKEKNIKKALTHILKTNQNLVAPGKKFTILQAKVHYLKYLSDLRLYGGRVFKSLLLQGDKETGVTLLVGPRYGISHVINAKTNLVALLADFSHVNRIEILTEDEVNVRVELHVLDVKPITLIMESSDAMNLACLTAGYYRLLVDSRRSIFNMAHSSSSGEIDSGQDPRELEWPYSTSLRTSEDLNNQDIIPSYHSEADYPQEQAREESISSPYVPEPLPPPYPGHSGERSQVRSRSPQLPPLPPVRHQPQDSPRSAKVSFIFRDPLLHAVNPRNLGYHRLMDESPELLEQPSFISSSDVGFGIPDGATFQIRPQVVYSNIGEGKIFDNAEGIEEPLLHDLCYAETTDDVEDEDEASCEEDTPAIPGEGEVGLPTSKITFLTLSGSSDDIIDLTALPPPEGDDDEDENDAILLSLNMAIAAPPPGFRDSSDEEGAESKSHLQSCADSDSIPVSLIDAVPTHGEGNSVRILDHAVVDTLQALEALAVSEETTQSQSNSTAGTGISRAFSPESSSDSGNETNSSEMTESSEQTASHRLSENAMRLLVATTEGYQPLQEEKTEFPVSPCTRGSIPKPPRSPSRRKELAVQSTAVPSMHNLPSSDNPEMEPEAKADRSLGKYLVKSHSSTLLNTGKRLKAIATEGRRIKKKDAPGKYNTFSGRESNRRRQLVVKEFCERFQGLQSPVENEPTGSQVAESLGSREDLSGSNSSLPTKKLLDTEKTEIYKDDQQILPPLRQGVARLCEYHLAKRISSLQNEARSSLQSSQCSSLDVGGSTGSSASATPVDSPLCATDCKSSFSGSSSSLLLTSRDLHPHADAALLRKMLPNVHPPGSNPSLSARPSKIKETTACTEDRRMLLRGEGDSPANLPRHVKTCAVPLPPPPPPPPLSLPPPPPLPPPPQSNLSKSTSYSGPTQESVVPLRQNHVTSQGLNQCDTDSQNRGREIRRSTSIITAGSGSIDALIEKSRAPSLGRFQQDYLQATEPQLQRRPSKKMLSKSYSQGSAASQTMGWSVSNRDSRTDCVIFPVQKDAKQMRSTQKLDINPWTCNGPFSYCFFKKKNQSVEDEGDIGDGLRRQLCGLDEAGPSHYNPNPVLDTTGEQLYAEVLNNMTFGDRLARINALKDHTYVYPAVFSDVRRDASELIAVVRSSVGRSDRGTPPMQTEELAQYKHLLAIESKALGQACRRMAQAHGSPEEMLLAVSSSFQVLCCLSEICMCLVRGLGASASQQQREVVAKVDEVVMNYMCLLRAAEGASGSAPGDQSVKTLDRHSSTMSAIINTLTRSLKTLLNK from the exons tCAAGCGTCTCAGAGTGGTTCTCTGGAAGAGATGCATGTGGAGGGTGTTCAGGTCCTTCCTCCTGCTCCTCGCCGAGTCGAGATGAGGAGAGATCCCGTGCTGGGCTTCGGCTTTGTAGCTGGTAGTGAAAAACCTGTAGTGGTGCGCTCCGTCACGCCAG gagGCCCATCCGAAGGAAAGCTGATTCCAGGAGATGAGATAATAATGATCAATGAAGAAGAAGTGGCCACTGTACCAAGAGAACGAGTCATTGATCTTGTTAG GAGCTGTAAGGAATCAATCCTCTTGACTGTTGTTCAGCCATACCCA TCTCCCAAATCAGCCTTTATAAGCGCAGCCAAAAAAGCCAAGCTGAAATCAAACCCAGTGAAAGTGCGCTTTGCTGAGGAGGTCATCATTAACGGGCAGCTTCCG GATACTGTGAAGGACAACTCTCTGCTTTTCATGCCAAATGTCTTGAAGGTGTACTTGGAGAATGGACAGACCAAGTCTTTTCGCTTCGATAACAACACGTCCATCAAG GATGTCATCATGACCCTGCAAGAGAAGCTGTCTATCAAGTGCATCGAGCATTTCTCGCTCATGCTGGAACAGAGGACGGAGGACTTGGGCAGCAGACTGCTGCTCCTGCATGAACAGGAGATGTTAACtatg GTTACACAGAGGCCAGGGtcacacaaaatgaaatgctttTTCAGAATCAGCTTCGTTCCAAAGGATCCAATCGACCTTCTCAGAAGGGATGCAGTGGCTTTCGAATATCTGTACGTCCAG AGCTGTAATGACGTGGTTCGGGAGCGCTTTGGCCCTGAACTGAAGTATGACGCTGCTCTTCGTCTTGCTGCCCTGCAGATGTACATCCTCAGCCTCACAACACGGCCGACACAGAAGTTCTCAATGAAGTACATCCA GAAGCAGTGGGGTTTGGCACATTTCCTACCCCCCTCAGTGCTCTCCAGCATGAAGGAGAAGAACATCAAAAAAGCTCTGACTCACATCCTgaaaaccaatcagaatctagtAGCTCCTGGGAAGAAG TTTACCATATTGCAAGCAAAGGTTCACTATTTGAAGTATCTCAGTGATTTGAGGTTGTATGGAGGACGAGTATTTAAATCTCTTCTGCTG CAAGGGGATAAGGAAACAGGTGTTACATTACTTGTAGGACCGAGGTATGGTATCAGTCATGTTATCAATGCCAAGACAAATCTAGTGGCCCTGCTGGCAGACTTCAGCCATGTTAATCGTATTGAGATACTCACAGAGGATGAAGTCAATGTGCGGGTAGAACTACATGTTTTGGACGTCAAG CCTATCACGTTAATAATGGAATCCAGTGATGCCATGAACCTGGCTTGCCTAACAGCTGGATATTACCGTCTTCTAGTGGACTCACGTCGCTCCATTTTCAATATGgcccacagcagcagcagtggagaAATAGACAGTG GCCAGGATCCTAGAGAACTTGAGTGGCCATACAGTACCTCTTTGCGTACCTCTGAAGATCTTAACAATCAAGACATCATACCTTCTTATCACTCAGAAGCAGACTACCCACAGGAACAAGCAAGAGAGGAGAGCATAAGCTCTCCTTATGTTCCAGAGCCCCTGCCACCCCCATATCCAGGCCACAGTGGAGAGAGGTCACAAGTTAGAAGCAGAAGCCCCCAACTTCCACCTCTTCCACCTGTAAGGCACCAACCCCAGGACTCTCCCAGGAGTGCTAAGGTGTCCTTTATATTCAGAGATCCTCTTTTGCATGCTGTAAACCCTCGGAACCTTGGTTATCACCGCCTCATGGATGAGAGTCCTGAGTTGCTAGAACAGCCTTCTTTCATTTCCAGCAGTGATGTGGGCTTTGGCATTCCAGATGGAGCAACATTTCAAATTAGGCCTCAAGTAGTCTATAGCAACATTGGTGAGGGGAAAATCTTTGACAATGCTGAAGGTATTGAAGAGCCTCTCTTACATGATTTATGCTATGCTGAGACCACCGATGAtgtggaggatgaggatgaggctAGCTGTGAAGAGGACACACCTGCAATACCTGGAGAGGGTGAAGTCGGGCTGCCAACAAGCAAGATAACATTTCTCACCCTTTCTGGCTCCAGCGACGATATTATAGATTTAACTGCCCTTCCACCTCCAGagggagatgatgatgaggatgaaaatgatgcaatTCTACTTTCCCTAAACATGGCCATTGCTGCACCTCCACCTGGGTTCAGGGACAGTTCAGATGAGGAGGGAGCAGAGAGCAAAAGTCATCTACAAAGTTGCGCTGACAGTGACAGCATTCCTGTGTCGCTGATTGATGCTGTCCCAACGCATGGTGAGGGCAATAGTGTCAGAATCTTGGATCATGCTGTTGTGGATACACTGCAAGCACTAGAAGCACTTGCTGTATCTGAGGAAACCACACAGTCTCAGTCTAACAGCACTGCAG GAACTGGCATATCACGAGCCTTTAGTCCAGAGTCCTCTTCAGATTCAGGAAATGAGACCAACTCCTCAGAGATGACTGAGAGCTCAGAACAAACTGCAAGCCACAGGCTGTCTGAGAATGCTATGCGTCTTCTGGTGGCTACCACCGAGGGATACCAGCCCCTTCAGGAGGAAAAGACAGAATTCCCGGTCTCCCCTTGCACCAGAGGGTCTATTCCCAAGCCACCACGCAGTCCCTCAAGACGCAAAGAGTTGGCTGTTCAATCTACAGCAGTGCCTTCAATGCATAATCTACCTTCTTCTGATAATCCAGAGATGGAGCCTGAGGCAAAGGCAGATAGGTCCTTGGGTAAATATCTGGTCAAATCTCACTCAAGTACCCTTTTGAATACTGGAAAGCGATTGAAAGCAATAGCAACTGAGGGAagacgaataaaaaaaaaagatgcaccAGGCAAGTATAACACCTTCAGTGGAAGAGAAAGTAATAGAAGAAGACAACTGGTTGTGAAAGAATTCTGTGAAAGATTTCAAGGACTACAGTCCCCAGTAGAAAATGAGCCTACAGGGAGTCAGGTTGCAGAATCTCTTGGTTCAAGAGAGGATCTATCTGGGAGTAATAGTAGTCTCCCAACAAAGAAACTTCTGGATACTGAAAAGACTGAAATCTATAAGGATGATCAACAGATCCTTCCACCATTACGACAAGGAGTGGCACGACTGTGTGAGTACCACCTAGCCAAGAGGATTTCTTCTTTGCAAAATGAAGCTCGGAGTTCCCTTCAGAGTTCCCAATGCTCATCTCTGGATGTTGGCGGCAGTACAGGGAGTAGTGCTTCTGCAACACCAGTGGACTCCCCACTTTGTGCCACTGACTGCAAGAGCTCTTTCTCTGGATCCTCCTCCTCCCTACTGCTCACATCAAGGGACCTTCACCCTCATGCAGATGCTGCTCTCCTGAGGAAGATGCTGCCAAATGTACATCCTCCGGGATCCAATCCATCCCTCAGTGCTCGACCATCCAAAATCAAGGAAACCACAG CTTGCACAGAAGACCGCAGAATGCTGTtgagaggagaaggagactCACCTGCTAATTTACCAAGGCATGTCAAAACCTGTGCCGTCCctctaccaccaccaccaccaccaccaccactatcacttccaccaccaccaccattaccTCCTCCACCCCAATCAAATCTGTCAAAGAGCACCAGTTACAGTGGGCCAACACAAGAATCAGTGGTTCCTCTTAGACAGAACCATGTAACTTCTCAAGGGTTAAATCAGTGTGACACTGATAGTCAAAATCGTGGCAGAGAGATAAGAAGAAGTACCAGTATTATAACTGCTGGCTCTGGAAGTATTGATGCACTGATTGAGAAATCAAGAGCACCATCACTGGGCAGATTTCAGCAAGATTATTTGCAAGCAACTGAGCCACAGCTACAAAGAAGGCCTTCCAAGAAGATGCTGTCAAAAAGCTACTCCCAAGGGTCAGCGGCATCCCAGACCATGGGTTGGTCTGTAAGCAACAGGGACAGCAGAACAGATTGTGTAATTTTTCCAGTACAAAAAGATGCAAAGCAGATGAGATCTACGCAGAAGCTGGATATAAATCCCTGGACATGCAATGGTCCATTCAGTTACTGTTTcttcaaaaagaaaaaccaaTCAGTGGAGGATGAAGGTGACATAGGGGATGGTTTAAGAAGGCAGCTTTGTGGCTTGGATGAAGCAGGACCTTCCCACTACAACCCCAACCCTGTTCTAGACACAACAGGAGAGCAGCTATATGCAGAAGTTTTGAACAACATGACCTTTGGGGACAGACTGGCTCGCATTAATGCCCTGAAAGACCACACGTATGTATACCCCGCTGTTTTTTCTGATGTTCGAAGAGATGCGAGTGAGCTGATTGCTGTGGTGCGTTCTAGTGTAGGCAGAAGTGACAGAGGAACCCCACCCATGCAGACAGAGGAGCTGGCACAGTACAAGCACCTGCTAGCAATTGAATCTAAAGCACTTGGGCAGGCGTGCCGCAGGATGGCCCAAGCACACGGAAGCCCAGAGGAGATGTTGTTGGCAGTCAGTTCCAGTTTTCAAGTGCTTTGCTGCTTATCTGAGATCTGTATGTGCTTGGTTCGTGGCTTAGGTGCTTCAGCCAGCCAGCAACAGCGTGAGGTTGTGGCTAAGGTTGATGAGGTGGTCATGAACTACATGTGCTTGCTCCGGGCAGCTGAGGGAGCCTCAGGTAGTGCTCCTGGGGACCAAAGTGTTAAAACACTTGATCGCCATTCTAGCACCATGTCAGCTATCATCAACACTCTCACCCGCTCTTTGAAAACACTGCTCAACAAGTAG
- the LOC113537233 gene encoding FERM and PDZ domain-containing protein 4-like isoform X2: MDLSRDELGVFTIIHHKNKSTGWPPPSGSWAGLQGATSYEWDSTSARDNRDCFINQASQSGSLEEMHVEGVQVLPPAPRRVEMRRDPVLGFGFVAGSEKPVVVRSVTPGGPSEGKLIPGDEIIMINEEEVATVPRERVIDLVRSCKESILLTVVQPYPSPKSAFISAAKKAKLKSNPVKVRFAEEVIINGQLPDTVKDNSLLFMPNVLKVYLENGQTKSFRFDNNTSIKDVIMTLQEKLSIKCIEHFSLMLEQRTEDLGSRLLLLHEQEMLTMVTQRPGSHKMKCFFRISFVPKDPIDLLRRDAVAFEYLYVQSCNDVVRERFGPELKYDAALRLAALQMYILSLTTRPTQKFSMKYIQKQWGLAHFLPPSVLSSMKEKNIKKALTHILKTNQNLVAPGKKFTILQAKVHYLKYLSDLRLYGGRVFKSLLLQGDKETGVTLLVGPRYGISHVINAKTNLVALLADFSHVNRIEILTEDEVNVRVELHVLDVKPITLIMESSDAMNLACLTAGYYRLLVDSRRSIFNMAHSSSSGEIDSGQDPRELEWPYSTSLRTSEDLNNQDIIPSYHSEADYPQEQAREESISSPYVPEPLPPPYPGHSGERSQVRSRSPQLPPLPPVRHQPQDSPRSAKVSFIFRDPLLHAVNPRNLGYHRLMDESPELLEQPSFISSSDVGFGIPDGATFQIRPQVVYSNIGEGKIFDNAEGIEEPLLHDLCYAETTDDVEDEDEASCEEDTPAIPGEGEVGLPTSKITFLTLSGSSDDIIDLTALPPPEGDDDEDENDAILLSLNMAIAAPPPGFRDSSDEEGAESKSHLQSCADSDSIPVSLIDAVPTHGEGNSVRILDHAVVDTLQALEALAVSEETTQSQSNSTAGTGISRAFSPESSSDSGNETNSSEMTESSEQTASHRLSENAMRLLVATTEGYQPLQEEKTEFPVSPCTRGSIPKPPRSPSRRKELAVQSTAVPSMHNLPSSDNPEMEPEAKADRSLGKYLVKSHSSTLLNTGKRLKAIATEGRRIKKKDAPGKYNTFSGRESNRRRQLVVKEFCERFQGLQSPVENEPTGSQVAESLGSREDLSGSNSSLPTKKLLDTEKTEIYKDDQQILPPLRQGVARLCEYHLAKRISSLQNEARSSLQSSQCSSLDVGGSTGSSASATPVDSPLCATDCKSSFSGSSSSLLLTSRDLHPHADAALLRKMLPNVHPPGSNPSLSARPSKIKETTACTEDRRMLLRGEGDSPANLPRHVKTCAVPLPPPPPPPPLSLPPPPPLPPPPQSNLSKSTSYSGPTQESVVPLRQNHVTSQGLNQCDTDSQNRGREIRRSTSIITAGSGSIDALIEKSRAPSLGRFQQDYLQATEPQLQRRPSKKMLSKSYSQGSAASQTMGWSVSNRDSRTDCVIFPVQKDAKQMRSTQKLDINPWTCNGPFSYCFFKKKNQSVEDEGDIGDGLRRQLCGLDEAGPSHYNPNPVLDTTGEQLYAEVLNNMTFGDRLARINALKDHTYVYPAVFSDVRRDASELIAVVRSSVGRSDRGTPPMQTEELAQYKHLLAIESKALGQACRRMAQAHGSPEEMLLAVSSSFQVLCCLSEICMCLVRGLGASASQQQREVVAKVDEVVMNYMCLLRAAEGASGSAPGDQSVKTLDRHSSTMSAIINTLTRSLKTLLNK, encoded by the exons tCAAGCGTCTCAGAGTGGTTCTCTGGAAGAGATGCATGTGGAGGGTGTTCAGGTCCTTCCTCCTGCTCCTCGCCGAGTCGAGATGAGGAGAGATCCCGTGCTGGGCTTCGGCTTTGTAGCTGGTAGTGAAAAACCTGTAGTGGTGCGCTCCGTCACGCCAG gagGCCCATCCGAAGGAAAGCTGATTCCAGGAGATGAGATAATAATGATCAATGAAGAAGAAGTGGCCACTGTACCAAGAGAACGAGTCATTGATCTTGTTAG GAGCTGTAAGGAATCAATCCTCTTGACTGTTGTTCAGCCATACCCA TCTCCCAAATCAGCCTTTATAAGCGCAGCCAAAAAAGCCAAGCTGAAATCAAACCCAGTGAAAGTGCGCTTTGCTGAGGAGGTCATCATTAACGGGCAGCTTCCG GATACTGTGAAGGACAACTCTCTGCTTTTCATGCCAAATGTCTTGAAGGTGTACTTGGAGAATGGACAGACCAAGTCTTTTCGCTTCGATAACAACACGTCCATCAAG GATGTCATCATGACCCTGCAAGAGAAGCTGTCTATCAAGTGCATCGAGCATTTCTCGCTCATGCTGGAACAGAGGACGGAGGACTTGGGCAGCAGACTGCTGCTCCTGCATGAACAGGAGATGTTAACtatg GTTACACAGAGGCCAGGGtcacacaaaatgaaatgctttTTCAGAATCAGCTTCGTTCCAAAGGATCCAATCGACCTTCTCAGAAGGGATGCAGTGGCTTTCGAATATCTGTACGTCCAG AGCTGTAATGACGTGGTTCGGGAGCGCTTTGGCCCTGAACTGAAGTATGACGCTGCTCTTCGTCTTGCTGCCCTGCAGATGTACATCCTCAGCCTCACAACACGGCCGACACAGAAGTTCTCAATGAAGTACATCCA GAAGCAGTGGGGTTTGGCACATTTCCTACCCCCCTCAGTGCTCTCCAGCATGAAGGAGAAGAACATCAAAAAAGCTCTGACTCACATCCTgaaaaccaatcagaatctagtAGCTCCTGGGAAGAAG TTTACCATATTGCAAGCAAAGGTTCACTATTTGAAGTATCTCAGTGATTTGAGGTTGTATGGAGGACGAGTATTTAAATCTCTTCTGCTG CAAGGGGATAAGGAAACAGGTGTTACATTACTTGTAGGACCGAGGTATGGTATCAGTCATGTTATCAATGCCAAGACAAATCTAGTGGCCCTGCTGGCAGACTTCAGCCATGTTAATCGTATTGAGATACTCACAGAGGATGAAGTCAATGTGCGGGTAGAACTACATGTTTTGGACGTCAAG CCTATCACGTTAATAATGGAATCCAGTGATGCCATGAACCTGGCTTGCCTAACAGCTGGATATTACCGTCTTCTAGTGGACTCACGTCGCTCCATTTTCAATATGgcccacagcagcagcagtggagaAATAGACAGTG GCCAGGATCCTAGAGAACTTGAGTGGCCATACAGTACCTCTTTGCGTACCTCTGAAGATCTTAACAATCAAGACATCATACCTTCTTATCACTCAGAAGCAGACTACCCACAGGAACAAGCAAGAGAGGAGAGCATAAGCTCTCCTTATGTTCCAGAGCCCCTGCCACCCCCATATCCAGGCCACAGTGGAGAGAGGTCACAAGTTAGAAGCAGAAGCCCCCAACTTCCACCTCTTCCACCTGTAAGGCACCAACCCCAGGACTCTCCCAGGAGTGCTAAGGTGTCCTTTATATTCAGAGATCCTCTTTTGCATGCTGTAAACCCTCGGAACCTTGGTTATCACCGCCTCATGGATGAGAGTCCTGAGTTGCTAGAACAGCCTTCTTTCATTTCCAGCAGTGATGTGGGCTTTGGCATTCCAGATGGAGCAACATTTCAAATTAGGCCTCAAGTAGTCTATAGCAACATTGGTGAGGGGAAAATCTTTGACAATGCTGAAGGTATTGAAGAGCCTCTCTTACATGATTTATGCTATGCTGAGACCACCGATGAtgtggaggatgaggatgaggctAGCTGTGAAGAGGACACACCTGCAATACCTGGAGAGGGTGAAGTCGGGCTGCCAACAAGCAAGATAACATTTCTCACCCTTTCTGGCTCCAGCGACGATATTATAGATTTAACTGCCCTTCCACCTCCAGagggagatgatgatgaggatgaaaatgatgcaatTCTACTTTCCCTAAACATGGCCATTGCTGCACCTCCACCTGGGTTCAGGGACAGTTCAGATGAGGAGGGAGCAGAGAGCAAAAGTCATCTACAAAGTTGCGCTGACAGTGACAGCATTCCTGTGTCGCTGATTGATGCTGTCCCAACGCATGGTGAGGGCAATAGTGTCAGAATCTTGGATCATGCTGTTGTGGATACACTGCAAGCACTAGAAGCACTTGCTGTATCTGAGGAAACCACACAGTCTCAGTCTAACAGCACTGCAG GAACTGGCATATCACGAGCCTTTAGTCCAGAGTCCTCTTCAGATTCAGGAAATGAGACCAACTCCTCAGAGATGACTGAGAGCTCAGAACAAACTGCAAGCCACAGGCTGTCTGAGAATGCTATGCGTCTTCTGGTGGCTACCACCGAGGGATACCAGCCCCTTCAGGAGGAAAAGACAGAATTCCCGGTCTCCCCTTGCACCAGAGGGTCTATTCCCAAGCCACCACGCAGTCCCTCAAGACGCAAAGAGTTGGCTGTTCAATCTACAGCAGTGCCTTCAATGCATAATCTACCTTCTTCTGATAATCCAGAGATGGAGCCTGAGGCAAAGGCAGATAGGTCCTTGGGTAAATATCTGGTCAAATCTCACTCAAGTACCCTTTTGAATACTGGAAAGCGATTGAAAGCAATAGCAACTGAGGGAagacgaataaaaaaaaaagatgcaccAGGCAAGTATAACACCTTCAGTGGAAGAGAAAGTAATAGAAGAAGACAACTGGTTGTGAAAGAATTCTGTGAAAGATTTCAAGGACTACAGTCCCCAGTAGAAAATGAGCCTACAGGGAGTCAGGTTGCAGAATCTCTTGGTTCAAGAGAGGATCTATCTGGGAGTAATAGTAGTCTCCCAACAAAGAAACTTCTGGATACTGAAAAGACTGAAATCTATAAGGATGATCAACAGATCCTTCCACCATTACGACAAGGAGTGGCACGACTGTGTGAGTACCACCTAGCCAAGAGGATTTCTTCTTTGCAAAATGAAGCTCGGAGTTCCCTTCAGAGTTCCCAATGCTCATCTCTGGATGTTGGCGGCAGTACAGGGAGTAGTGCTTCTGCAACACCAGTGGACTCCCCACTTTGTGCCACTGACTGCAAGAGCTCTTTCTCTGGATCCTCCTCCTCCCTACTGCTCACATCAAGGGACCTTCACCCTCATGCAGATGCTGCTCTCCTGAGGAAGATGCTGCCAAATGTACATCCTCCGGGATCCAATCCATCCCTCAGTGCTCGACCATCCAAAATCAAGGAAACCACAG CTTGCACAGAAGACCGCAGAATGCTGTtgagaggagaaggagactCACCTGCTAATTTACCAAGGCATGTCAAAACCTGTGCCGTCCctctaccaccaccaccaccaccaccaccactatcacttccaccaccaccaccattaccTCCTCCACCCCAATCAAATCTGTCAAAGAGCACCAGTTACAGTGGGCCAACACAAGAATCAGTGGTTCCTCTTAGACAGAACCATGTAACTTCTCAAGGGTTAAATCAGTGTGACACTGATAGTCAAAATCGTGGCAGAGAGATAAGAAGAAGTACCAGTATTATAACTGCTGGCTCTGGAAGTATTGATGCACTGATTGAGAAATCAAGAGCACCATCACTGGGCAGATTTCAGCAAGATTATTTGCAAGCAACTGAGCCACAGCTACAAAGAAGGCCTTCCAAGAAGATGCTGTCAAAAAGCTACTCCCAAGGGTCAGCGGCATCCCAGACCATGGGTTGGTCTGTAAGCAACAGGGACAGCAGAACAGATTGTGTAATTTTTCCAGTACAAAAAGATGCAAAGCAGATGAGATCTACGCAGAAGCTGGATATAAATCCCTGGACATGCAATGGTCCATTCAGTTACTGTTTcttcaaaaagaaaaaccaaTCAGTGGAGGATGAAGGTGACATAGGGGATGGTTTAAGAAGGCAGCTTTGTGGCTTGGATGAAGCAGGACCTTCCCACTACAACCCCAACCCTGTTCTAGACACAACAGGAGAGCAGCTATATGCAGAAGTTTTGAACAACATGACCTTTGGGGACAGACTGGCTCGCATTAATGCCCTGAAAGACCACACGTATGTATACCCCGCTGTTTTTTCTGATGTTCGAAGAGATGCGAGTGAGCTGATTGCTGTGGTGCGTTCTAGTGTAGGCAGAAGTGACAGAGGAACCCCACCCATGCAGACAGAGGAGCTGGCACAGTACAAGCACCTGCTAGCAATTGAATCTAAAGCACTTGGGCAGGCGTGCCGCAGGATGGCCCAAGCACACGGAAGCCCAGAGGAGATGTTGTTGGCAGTCAGTTCCAGTTTTCAAGTGCTTTGCTGCTTATCTGAGATCTGTATGTGCTTGGTTCGTGGCTTAGGTGCTTCAGCCAGCCAGCAACAGCGTGAGGTTGTGGCTAAGGTTGATGAGGTGGTCATGAACTACATGTGCTTGCTCCGGGCAGCTGAGGGAGCCTCAGGTAGTGCTCCTGGGGACCAAAGTGTTAAAACACTTGATCGCCATTCTAGCACCATGTCAGCTATCATCAACACTCTCACCCGCTCTTTGAAAACACTGCTCAACAAGTAG